Proteins encoded in a region of the Dorea longicatena genome:
- the rsmD gene encoding 16S rRNA (guanine(966)-N(2))-methyltransferase RsmD has translation MRVIAGSARRTQLKTLEGMDTRPTTDRIKETLFNMIAPYLYDSIFLDLFAGSGGIGIEALSRGAMEAVFVEKNPKAMACVKENLQKTHFERKGMTMQMDVMTALYKLEGEKQFDYIFMDPPYNHELEKSVLTYLAESSLLAEEGIIIVEASKETDFDYAEDLGYNIIKEKEYKTNKHVFLEPAGRKEIC, from the coding sequence ATGAGAGTCATTGCAGGAAGTGCAAGAAGAACACAGTTAAAGACGTTGGAAGGCATGGATACCAGACCAACAACAGACAGGATCAAGGAGACATTATTTAACATGATCGCTCCATATCTGTACGACAGTATCTTTCTGGATCTGTTTGCCGGAAGCGGCGGGATCGGGATCGAAGCTCTGAGCAGGGGAGCAATGGAAGCGGTATTTGTAGAGAAGAATCCGAAAGCCATGGCGTGTGTCAAAGAGAACCTTCAGAAGACACATTTTGAAAGAAAAGGGATGACCATGCAGATGGATGTGATGACAGCACTCTATAAATTAGAAGGAGAAAAACAGTTTGATTATATTTTTATGGATCCACCGTATAATCATGAACTGGAAAAAAGTGTGCTGACTTATCTGGCAGAATCATCGCTGCTGGCAGAGGAAGGAATCATCATTGTAGAGGCTTCTAAAGAGACAGACTTTGATTATGCAGAAGATCTTGGATATAACATTATCAAAGAAAAAGAATATAAGACAAATAAGCATGTATTTTTGGAACCTGCGGGAAGGAAAGAAATATGTTAA
- a CDS encoding pseudouridine synthase, with product MMRLDKYLAEMGVGTRQEVKKQIRQGKVTVNGTVVKAADTKIDETCDEVTIGGRNISYVSYEYYMLNKPGGVVSATEDRRDTTVIDLIKDKKRKDLFPVGRLDKDTEGLLLITNDGDLAHRLLAPKKHVDKVYYAKIDGMVTEEDVKRFAEGIDIGAEEEEMTRPAKLDIMKSAEESEIRLTIHEGKFHQVKRMFLAVGKEVTYLKRERMGPLCLDENLKPGEYRLLTEEEIENVRK from the coding sequence ATGATGCGTCTGGATAAATATCTGGCAGAGATGGGTGTGGGTACCCGCCAGGAGGTAAAGAAGCAGATCCGTCAGGGGAAAGTTACCGTTAACGGGACGGTGGTAAAAGCAGCAGATACGAAGATTGATGAGACATGCGATGAAGTTACAATAGGCGGCCGTAACATTTCTTATGTGTCGTATGAATATTATATGCTGAACAAGCCGGGCGGCGTGGTATCGGCGACCGAGGACCGGAGAGATACTACGGTGATCGATCTGATCAAAGACAAGAAACGAAAGGATCTTTTCCCGGTCGGACGACTGGATAAAGATACGGAAGGATTACTTCTGATTACGAATGACGGAGATCTGGCACACCGTCTGCTGGCACCGAAAAAGCATGTGGATAAAGTCTATTATGCAAAAATAGATGGAATGGTTACAGAAGAGGATGTAAAGCGGTTCGCAGAAGGAATCGATATCGGCGCAGAGGAAGAAGAGATGACAAGACCTGCAAAACTTGACATTATGAAGAGCGCGGAAGAATCTGAGATCCGCCTTACGATCCATGAAGGAAAGTTCCATCAGGTGAAGCGGATGTTCCTTGCAGTGGGTAAAGAAGTTACTTATCTGAAGCGAGAACGCATGGGACCCCTGTGCCTGGATGAAAATCTGAAGCCCGGAGAATACCGGCTGCTGACAGAAGAGGAGATAGAGAATGTCAGAAAATAA
- a CDS encoding Holliday junction resolvase RecU, protein MGTWNSRGLRGSTLEDMVNRTNEWYLEKNLALMQKIPTPITPVRMDKEHRQITLAYFEQRSTIDYIGAVQGIPVCFDAKECVAETFPLQNIHEHQVEFMKNFEKQQGIAFILIYYSSRNILYYMRFEELYKFWMRAQNGGRKSFRFDELDERFFMKFFRGCYVPYLDALNLDLELRDELDKTDETAYNAK, encoded by the coding sequence ATGGGAACATGGAACTCGAGAGGCCTTAGAGGTTCTACATTAGAAGATATGGTCAACCGTACCAATGAGTGGTATCTGGAAAAGAATCTGGCACTGATGCAGAAGATTCCGACCCCGATCACACCGGTGCGGATGGATAAAGAACACAGACAGATCACGCTCGCTTATTTTGAGCAGCGCAGTACGATCGACTATATTGGAGCGGTACAGGGAATTCCGGTGTGTTTTGATGCAAAAGAATGTGTGGCGGAGACATTTCCGCTTCAGAATATTCATGAACATCAGGTAGAGTTTATGAAGAACTTTGAAAAACAGCAGGGAATCGCATTTATCCTGATCTACTATTCTTCCAGAAATATCTTATATTATATGCGTTTTGAAGAACTGTATAAGTTTTGGATGCGGGCGCAGAACGGGGGTCGAAAGAGCTTCCGTTTTGATGAGCTGGATGAGCGCTTTTTTATGAAATTTTTCCGTGGATGCTATGTTCCGTATCTGGATGCACTGAATCTTGATCTGGAACTTCGGGATGAACTTGACAAAACGGATGAAACTGCGTATAATGCAAAGTGA
- a CDS encoding RsmF rRNA methyltransferase first C-terminal domain-containing protein — protein MNLPAAFEEKMRALLGDEFDEYIACYEEPRYYGMRVNTGKISVEEFEKICPFEIRKIPWIENGFYYDGDKVSPAKHPYYFAGLYYLQEPSAMTPANRLPVEPGDKVLDVCAAPGGKATELGAKLQGEGVLIANDISSSRAKGLLKNIEVFGIGNVLVLSEEPGRLENYFTEYFDKILIDAPCSGEGMFRKDKKMVKAWEEHGPEFFSNLQRNIILQAARMLKPGGLMLYSTCTFDPSENERIIEHLKKEYPEFHVLPMENYEGFCPGIPEVTEEKDEELKKTVRIFPHKMKGEGHYVALLQKGEPLPAKELKPKKKSGKIPADLEEFMKQVTWKLDGSRLDIHGERIYYMPEGLPDVRGIRFLRTGLLLGELKKNRFEPSQAFAMCLKKDEYAQIIDLPCEDERVRRYLKGETLDVDDLTERKAKGWYLVCVDGFPLGWGKVSNGTLKNKYLPGWRLC, from the coding sequence ATGAATCTGCCAGCAGCATTTGAAGAAAAGATGCGTGCACTTCTCGGAGATGAATTTGACGAATATATTGCCTGTTATGAAGAACCAAGATATTATGGCATGCGAGTGAATACAGGCAAGATCTCGGTAGAAGAGTTTGAAAAGATATGTCCGTTTGAGATTAGAAAGATCCCGTGGATCGAAAATGGATTCTATTATGACGGGGACAAAGTGTCTCCTGCAAAGCATCCGTATTATTTTGCCGGCCTTTATTATCTTCAGGAGCCGAGTGCCATGACACCGGCGAACCGTCTTCCGGTAGAGCCGGGAGATAAGGTTCTGGATGTATGTGCGGCTCCGGGAGGAAAGGCGACAGAATTAGGAGCAAAATTACAGGGAGAAGGCGTGCTGATTGCCAACGATATCAGCAGTTCGAGAGCCAAGGGACTGCTTAAGAATATTGAGGTATTCGGAATCGGAAATGTTCTGGTGTTAAGTGAGGAACCAGGACGTCTGGAGAATTATTTTACGGAATATTTTGACAAGATCCTGATCGATGCACCATGTTCCGGAGAAGGAATGTTCCGAAAAGATAAAAAGATGGTAAAAGCATGGGAAGAACACGGACCGGAATTCTTCAGTAATCTGCAGAGAAATATCATCCTGCAGGCTGCAAGAATGTTAAAGCCGGGCGGTCTCATGCTGTATTCGACGTGTACATTTGATCCAAGTGAAAATGAGAGAATCATTGAACACCTGAAAAAAGAATATCCGGAATTCCATGTACTTCCGATGGAAAACTATGAGGGATTCTGCCCGGGAATACCGGAAGTGACAGAAGAAAAGGATGAAGAACTGAAAAAAACAGTCCGCATCTTCCCGCACAAGATGAAAGGGGAGGGACATTACGTTGCCCTTCTGCAAAAGGGAGAACCATTGCCGGCAAAAGAGCTGAAACCAAAGAAGAAATCAGGAAAAATCCCGGCAGATCTGGAAGAATTCATGAAACAGGTAACATGGAAACTGGATGGTTCCAGACTGGATATCCATGGAGAGCGCATTTACTATATGCCGGAAGGGCTTCCGGATGTGAGAGGAATCCGTTTCTTGAGAACCGGACTGCTGCTTGGAGAACTGAAGAAGAACCGTTTTGAACCGAGCCAGGCATTTGCCATGTGCCTGAAAAAGGATGAATATGCACAGATCATCGATCTTCCATGCGAAGATGAAAGAGTCAGACGTTATCTGAAAGGGGAGACGCTGGATGTAGATGATCTGACAGAGAGAAAGGCAAAAGGCTGGTATCTGGTCTGTGTAGACGGATTCCCGCTTGGATGGGGAAAGGTATCGAATGGTACGTTGAAGAACAAATATCTGCCGGGATGGAGGCTGTGTTAA
- a CDS encoding YgiQ family radical SAM protein, translating into MSENKFLPICKKDMEERGWEQLDFVYISGDAYVDHPSFGHAIITRLLEAHGFKVGIIAQPDWKDKNSITILGEPRLGFLVSAGNMDSMVNHYSVSKKHRRTDAYTPGGVMGKRPDYAAVVYSNLIRQVYKKTPIILGGIEASLRRLAHYDYWSDKLKRSILLDSGADLISYGMGEHSIIEIAEALDSGIAVSDITFIAGTVYKTKSLDSVYDAEILPGYEDMKQDKLEYARSFYTQYCNTDPFAGKRLVEPYNDHLYVVQNPPALPLSEGEMDDVYGLPYMRTYHPSYEKDGGVPAISEVKFSLISNRGCFGGCSFCALTFHQGRIMQVRSHDSLLDEAKMITQEKDFKGYIHDVGGPTANFRQPSCEKQLTRGVCKNRQCLFPKPCPNLKVDHRDYIKLLKELRDIPKVKKVFIRSGIRFDYVVADKSDAFLEELCRYHVSGQLKVAPEHVSDDVLTLMGKPENSVYQEFVKKYNKMNQKIHKDQYLVPYLMSSHPGSRMKDAVELAEHIRDLGYMPEQVQDFYPTPSTISTCMYYTGVDPRTMQPVYVPKNPHEKAMQRALIQYRDPKNYDLVMEALKKAHRMDLVGFDKHCLIRPRKFEGRSQQKVPGQKTQNQKSSGKPGRNDRGKNKNEHSRRNTVQSDRQNSRQNTGTDRSRQKKKSIRNVHKKK; encoded by the coding sequence ATGTCAGAAAATAAATTTTTACCGATTTGCAAAAAGGATATGGAAGAACGGGGATGGGAACAGCTGGATTTTGTCTATATTTCCGGAGATGCTTATGTAGACCATCCGTCTTTCGGACATGCGATCATTACGAGACTTTTGGAAGCGCATGGATTTAAAGTCGGTATCATTGCGCAGCCGGACTGGAAAGATAAGAACAGCATTACGATCCTTGGAGAACCGAGACTGGGATTCCTTGTTTCTGCGGGAAATATGGATTCGATGGTGAATCATTATTCCGTGTCGAAAAAGCACCGCAGAACGGATGCTTATACGCCGGGAGGCGTGATGGGAAAGCGTCCGGATTACGCAGCGGTTGTATACAGTAACCTGATCCGTCAGGTATATAAGAAGACACCGATCATCCTCGGAGGGATCGAGGCAAGTCTCAGACGACTGGCACATTATGATTACTGGTCAGACAAATTAAAACGTTCGATCCTGCTGGATTCCGGTGCAGATCTGATATCTTATGGAATGGGAGAACATTCGATCATTGAGATCGCAGAAGCTCTGGACAGCGGTATTGCGGTCAGTGATATCACATTTATCGCTGGAACGGTTTATAAGACGAAGAGTCTGGACAGTGTCTATGACGCGGAGATTCTTCCGGGATACGAAGATATGAAGCAGGATAAGCTGGAGTATGCAAGAAGCTTTTATACACAGTACTGCAATACCGATCCATTTGCCGGGAAAAGGCTGGTAGAGCCATATAATGATCATCTGTATGTAGTACAGAATCCACCGGCACTTCCGCTTTCGGAAGGGGAAATGGACGATGTCTACGGACTGCCTTATATGCGGACCTACCATCCTTCTTATGAGAAGGACGGCGGCGTACCTGCAATCTCAGAGGTCAAGTTCAGTCTGATCAGCAACCGTGGCTGCTTTGGCGGCTGCAGCTTCTGTGCACTTACCTTCCATCAGGGAAGGATCATGCAGGTGAGAAGCCACGATTCGCTGTTAGATGAGGCGAAGATGATTACGCAGGAAAAGGACTTCAAAGGCTATATCCACGACGTAGGAGGTCCGACGGCGAACTTCCGCCAGCCATCCTGCGAAAAACAGCTTACACGTGGCGTGTGTAAGAACCGCCAGTGCCTGTTCCCGAAGCCGTGTCCGAATCTGAAAGTAGATCACAGAGACTATATTAAACTTCTGAAAGAACTGCGTGACATTCCAAAAGTGAAGAAGGTATTCATCCGTTCGGGAATCCGGTTCGATTATGTTGTTGCGGATAAAAGTGATGCATTTCTGGAGGAACTCTGCCGTTATCATGTAAGCGGACAGTTAAAGGTTGCACCGGAGCATGTATCGGATGATGTTCTTACACTGATGGGAAAACCAGAGAACAGTGTATATCAGGAATTTGTGAAAAAGTACAATAAGATGAATCAGAAGATCCACAAAGATCAGTATCTTGTGCCGTATCTGATGTCTTCGCATCCGGGATCCAGAATGAAAGATGCGGTAGAACTTGCAGAGCATATCCGGGATCTTGGATATATGCCGGAACAGGTACAGGATTTCTATCCGACACCGTCAACGATCTCGACGTGTATGTATTATACAGGCGTGGATCCAAGAACGATGCAGCCGGTCTATGTGCCGAAGAATCCGCATGAAAAGGCAATGCAGAGAGCTCTGATCCAGTACCGGGATCCGAAGAATTATGATCTGGTCATGGAGGCTCTGAAGAAGGCACACCGCATGGATCTGGTAGGATTTGATAAACACTGTCTGATACGCCCGAGAAAATTCGAAGGCAGATCACAGCAGAAAGTACCGGGACAGAAAACGCAGAATCAGAAGTCTTCCGGAAAACCGGGACGGAATGACCGTGGGAAAAACAAAAACGAGCATTCCAGAAGAAATACTGTGCAAAGTGACAGACAGAACAGCAGACAGAATACAGGAACGGATAGAAGCAGACAGAAAAAGAAATCGATCCGGAATGTGCATAAGAAGAAATAA
- a CDS encoding nucleoside recognition domain-containing protein has product MSRRHFLTIPILIFFLCMLSFPQTVFAGASYGLLLWFRHVLPTLLPYMVLINILIRTPALHWICHITSPFLCPLLGTSYYGTFAVLTGFLCGYPMGAKTASDLLDAQKISRSEASYLLSFCNNTSPAFILNYVVIQNLKKDSISIPFLLILTLTPLMMSFVFRLFYRAKDHIHPFSHLMQVSSSTASQSENLSGNYFDRCIMNAFESITKVGGYIMMFSVLIQLLASALPDNTASLLLYSSLEISTGIRRLASSALYTSHKIILCAALTSFGGWCCIAQTYSMISGNHLPILPYIAEKLATALVTSLLISAYIYAI; this is encoded by the coding sequence ATGTCCAGACGTCATTTCCTTACCATTCCGATACTGATTTTTTTCTTATGTATGCTGTCATTTCCACAGACAGTCTTTGCCGGTGCCAGTTACGGACTCCTCCTGTGGTTCCGGCATGTCCTTCCCACATTACTTCCCTATATGGTCCTGATCAATATTCTGATCCGCACCCCTGCACTTCACTGGATCTGCCACATCACATCACCGTTTCTATGTCCGCTCCTTGGCACTTCTTATTATGGCACATTTGCAGTACTCACCGGCTTCTTATGCGGATATCCGATGGGTGCCAAGACAGCCTCCGACCTTCTGGACGCTCAGAAAATTTCGCGTTCGGAAGCCTCTTACCTTTTGTCTTTCTGCAACAATACAAGCCCTGCTTTCATCTTAAACTATGTTGTCATTCAGAATCTGAAAAAGGATTCTATTTCCATTCCGTTTCTTCTTATTCTTACACTTACGCCTCTTATGATGAGCTTTGTCTTTCGTCTTTTCTACCGCGCAAAAGACCATATCCATCCATTTTCACACTTGATGCAGGTTTCTTCTTCAACTGCTTCACAGTCTGAAAATTTATCCGGTAATTACTTCGACCGTTGTATCATGAATGCATTCGAATCCATCACAAAGGTCGGTGGATATATAATGATGTTCTCTGTCCTGATTCAACTGCTTGCATCTGCTCTTCCAGACAATACAGCCTCTCTTCTTCTGTATTCCAGCCTGGAGATCAGCACCGGAATCCGACGGCTTGCGTCATCCGCACTGTATACCTCCCATAAGATTATTCTGTGCGCTGCACTTACCTCTTTCGGCGGCTGGTGCTGTATTGCCCAGACATATTCCATGATCTCCGGCAATCACTTACCAATCCTGCCCTATATAGCAGAAAAACTGGCCACCGCATTGGTAACCAGTCTTCTTATCTCCGCTTACATATATGCTATTTGA
- a CDS encoding RluA family pseudouridine synthase, with protein sequence MKELIIHDNEAGQRLDKLLRKYLSEAPGSFIYKMLRKKNIVLNGKKATGNEHLKKGDSVKLFLADDTIAKFQAAGKTVEESIKNTVKLDVIYEDQNVIFINKPSGMLSQKAKETDVSVVENVTAYLLESGQLTRENLKTFRPSICNRLDRNTSGLIVAGKSLAGLQQMGELFKKRTLKKYYLCIVKGRITEPAHIRGYLVKDEKTNRVSLSKGGFSKDAKGLPIETEYVPIAWNEEMTLLKVHLITGRTHQIRAHLASTGHPLLGDYKYGSKKWNDRYKKEWKIEDQVLHAYQLTMPGMKKELENLSGKTFYAKVPEVFWKLIKETAWEHGTREALEVLH encoded by the coding sequence ATGAAAGAACTGATCATTCATGACAATGAGGCGGGACAACGCCTGGATAAACTGCTGCGCAAATATCTGAGCGAAGCACCGGGAAGCTTTATTTATAAAATGCTGCGTAAAAAGAATATTGTGCTGAATGGAAAGAAAGCAACCGGGAACGAACATCTGAAAAAAGGAGACAGCGTGAAACTGTTTCTGGCAGATGATACCATTGCCAAATTTCAGGCAGCTGGAAAGACGGTGGAAGAAAGCATAAAGAATACGGTGAAGCTGGACGTGATCTATGAAGATCAGAATGTGATATTTATCAATAAACCGTCCGGAATGCTGTCGCAGAAGGCGAAGGAAACAGATGTATCGGTAGTGGAAAATGTGACAGCATATCTTCTGGAATCCGGGCAGCTCACTAGAGAGAATCTTAAGACCTTCCGCCCGTCGATCTGCAACCGTTTGGACCGGAATACCAGCGGTCTGATCGTTGCCGGGAAGAGTCTGGCAGGCTTACAGCAGATGGGAGAATTATTCAAGAAACGTACACTGAAAAAATATTATCTGTGTATTGTAAAGGGCAGGATCACGGAGCCGGCACACATCAGGGGGTATCTTGTGAAAGACGAGAAGACGAACCGTGTCAGCCTTTCAAAGGGAGGCTTTTCCAAAGATGCAAAAGGCCTTCCTATAGAAACAGAATATGTCCCGATCGCGTGGAATGAAGAGATGACGCTTCTGAAGGTACATCTGATCACCGGACGTACCCATCAGATCCGTGCACATCTGGCGAGTACCGGACATCCGCTTCTCGGAGATTACAAATACGGCTCTAAGAAATGGAATGACCGCTATAAAAAAGAATGGAAGATCGAAGACCAGGTACTGCATGCTTATCAGCTTACAATGCCAGGGATGAAGAAAGAACTGGAGAATCTTTCCGGAAAGACATTTTATGCAAAGGTACCGGAGGTTTTCTGGAAACTGATAAAGGAGACAGCATGGGAACATGGAACTCGAGAGGCCTTAGAGGTTCTACATTAG
- the coaD gene encoding pantetheine-phosphate adenylyltransferase, with product MLTGIYPGSFDPVTYGHLDIIKRSAEMVDELVVGVLNNKAKTPLFSVEERVKMLEEVTKDIPNVKIIPFEGLLVDFAHKLNAKIVIRGLRAITDFEYELQMAQTNHKLASDVETIFLITNLQYSYLSSTTVKEVAAFGGDISQFVPDYIEQKVWGKMKHKRRV from the coding sequence ATGTTAACAGGAATCTATCCGGGAAGCTTTGACCCGGTCACATACGGACATCTGGATATCATAAAACGTTCTGCTGAAATGGTAGATGAACTGGTAGTCGGAGTGCTGAATAATAAAGCAAAAACCCCGTTGTTTTCCGTAGAAGAACGTGTTAAAATGTTAGAGGAAGTAACGAAAGACATACCAAATGTTAAGATTATTCCATTTGAAGGATTATTGGTGGATTTTGCCCATAAGCTGAATGCGAAGATTGTAATAAGGGGACTTCGGGCAATCACTGATTTTGAATATGAATTACAGATGGCGCAGACCAATCATAAACTTGCGTCAGATGTGGAGACGATATTTCTGATCACGAATCTGCAGTATTCGTATTTGAGTTCTACCACGGTAAAAGAAGTGGCAGCCTTCGGAGGAGATATATCCCAGTTTGTGCCGGATTACATAGAGCAGAAAGTCTGGGGGAAAATGAAACATAAAAGGAGAGTGTAA
- a CDS encoding SDR family NAD(P)-dependent oxidoreductase produces the protein MMKNRQQDGCREVLKLKIAIVTGASSGMGREFALQIPQLYKNLDELWVVARRTDRLKNLQEQVKIPVRIFDGDMQRDYIFEKLQRELDRRQADVRMLVNAAGYGKIGNVSDIDLKEQCGMVDLNCTALTRMTGICLPYLSKGSRIVNLASAASFCAQPGFCVYAASKAYVLRFSQGLAAELKKRGILVTAVCPGPVRTEFFDRAGALAASEKEALCAEPEAVVTQALTDSVRGRRVSVYGAAMKGSRILSKILPDRLLVWGMMKINHADI, from the coding sequence ATGATGAAAAACCGGCAGCAGGATGGATGTAGAGAGGTGTTAAAGTTGAAAATAGCGATCGTTACAGGAGCATCGTCGGGAATGGGCAGGGAATTTGCGCTTCAGATCCCGCAGCTGTATAAGAACCTGGATGAATTATGGGTAGTGGCAAGACGGACAGACCGTTTGAAAAATCTGCAGGAACAGGTAAAGATCCCGGTCAGGATCTTCGACGGGGATATGCAGAGAGACTATATTTTTGAAAAACTGCAAAGAGAACTGGATCGCCGGCAGGCAGATGTAAGGATGCTTGTAAATGCGGCAGGATATGGAAAAATCGGTAACGTCAGTGACATTGATCTGAAAGAACAGTGCGGCATGGTTGATCTGAATTGTACAGCACTCACCAGAATGACAGGAATCTGCCTGCCATATCTGTCGAAAGGCAGCCGGATTGTCAATCTGGCTTCGGCAGCTTCGTTCTGTGCACAGCCGGGATTCTGTGTATATGCGGCTTCCAAAGCATATGTACTGCGTTTTTCACAGGGACTGGCAGCAGAATTGAAGAAACGGGGAATCCTGGTAACGGCAGTGTGTCCGGGACCGGTACGTACAGAATTCTTTGACCGGGCCGGTGCGCTTGCGGCAAGTGAAAAAGAAGCACTCTGTGCCGAACCGGAAGCGGTGGTGACACAGGCACTTACAGACAGCGTGCGTGGAAGACGCGTTTCGGTATATGGAGCAGCAATGAAAGGTTCCAGAATCCTTTCCAAGATCCTTCCGGATCGCCTGCTTGTATGGGGGATGATGAAGATCAACCATGCGGATATATAA
- a CDS encoding aminoacyl-histidine dipeptidase gives MAVLNELEPKEVFRFFEEISAIPRGSRDTKRISDYLVAFAKERDLKVIQDEVNNVIIFQPGTPGYEESEPVILQGHMDMVCEKTSDSTHDFKNDGLELYVEDGFLKAKDTTLGGDDGVAVAMALALMDSEDIPHPPIEAVFTVDEELGMEGAEAIDLSVLKGKKLINLDSEEEKTLTVGCAGGVRYQGLIPVEKKTASGEVIKITIQGLLGGHSGEEIHRQRGNANKMMARLLYHIAGEKNYRLSEIYGGSKDNVIAMEAHASILAEPEDCEEILAMIRDMESIWNAEFMGEEPGLTVKTETEKVENIVVFSKDTTQKVVGYLTACPNGLKEYSRKVAGATETSLNLGVVSMKENGVEVAFLIRSAVDSRKQQVLEEVEAVTKAFGGSGSLSSEYQAWQYKPQSELRPVMVEAYKEVYGKEPEICIIHGGLECGIFLGKRPDLDCVSCGPDVLDIHSYNERLDIASTQRSWEFLKLVLKNCK, from the coding sequence ATGGCAGTATTAAATGAATTAGAACCGAAAGAAGTCTTCCGGTTTTTTGAAGAAATAAGTGCGATCCCGAGAGGAAGCCGCGATACAAAACGTATCAGTGATTATCTGGTGGCATTTGCAAAGGAAAGAGACTTAAAAGTGATTCAGGATGAAGTGAATAACGTGATCATATTCCAGCCTGGAACACCTGGATATGAAGAAAGTGAACCGGTGATCCTGCAGGGACATATGGATATGGTATGCGAAAAGACATCGGATTCCACACATGATTTTAAAAATGACGGACTGGAATTATATGTAGAAGATGGATTTTTAAAGGCGAAAGATACCACGCTTGGAGGAGATGACGGAGTTGCGGTTGCAATGGCGCTTGCACTGATGGACAGCGAAGATATTCCACATCCACCAATCGAAGCAGTATTTACTGTAGATGAAGAGCTTGGAATGGAAGGTGCCGAGGCTATCGACCTGTCAGTATTAAAAGGAAAGAAACTCATCAACCTGGATTCGGAAGAAGAGAAGACTCTGACGGTTGGATGTGCGGGCGGAGTCCGTTATCAGGGACTGATCCCGGTAGAAAAGAAGACTGCATCCGGAGAGGTGATCAAGATTACGATCCAGGGGCTTCTGGGCGGACATTCCGGCGAAGAAATCCACAGACAACGTGGTAATGCGAATAAGATGATGGCACGTCTGCTGTATCATATTGCAGGAGAGAAGAATTACCGTCTGAGCGAAATCTATGGCGGCTCGAAAGACAACGTTATTGCGATGGAAGCACACGCGTCTATCCTTGCAGAACCGGAAGACTGCGAAGAGATCCTTGCTATGATCCGGGACATGGAAAGTATATGGAATGCAGAATTCATGGGAGAAGAACCAGGCCTGACTGTAAAAACAGAAACTGAAAAAGTAGAAAATATAGTAGTGTTCTCAAAAGATACTACGCAAAAAGTAGTAGGATACCTGACGGCATGCCCGAATGGATTAAAAGAATACAGCCGTAAAGTAGCCGGCGCGACAGAGACCTCTTTAAATCTCGGTGTGGTATCTATGAAAGAAAATGGAGTGGAGGTAGCATTCCTAATCAGAAGTGCAGTAGACAGCAGAAAGCAGCAGGTGCTGGAAGAAGTAGAGGCTGTGACAAAAGCATTCGGAGGAAGCGGTTCGCTTTCCAGCGAATATCAGGCATGGCAGTACAAGCCACAGTCAGAACTCCGTCCGGTCATGGTAGAAGCATACAAAGAAGTTTATGGAAAAGAGCCGGAGATCTGCATTATCCACGGTGGACTGGAGTGTGGAATCTTCCTCGGAAAACGTCCGGATCTGGACTGCGTATCCTGCGGACCGGATGTTCTGGATATTCATTCTTATAATGAACGTCTGGATATTGCGTCTACGCAGAGAAGCTGGGAATTCCTGAAACTGGTACTTAAAAATTGTAAATAA